The following proteins are co-located in the Salinigranum halophilum genome:
- a CDS encoding surface glycoprotein, with amino-acid sequence MSDTNEKIRAVVLTALMVLSVFAGTIAFTGTAAAAATGLANGSAANVPADTASVSQSVSFDVTVANDTSDTINVTYPVGTITGISDLSSSDSSNVTVSQTEVQDSYVRVDVTDTGVPDSGDNTVTVSMNVEHDLTGVDPQGPLTVNIDSETNTQSTTADFSVSGGRIIADGGSVYLGEEDVDLTALPGVDAGSAATFTGESGDADGSTASIGDGVQADITEANNFQQGGYDSPGGTGDTDRELFVIEPRVTDLTLYSGPDTDGADITDESIISGTNNLTVEADWNFDDAESVEVTVEDEDGLEVQSQLGSTPITIANSGGSVTLEGVEELDTGEYTVTVEGADDLDGASRSATFTIRDEAQSVSLDQSSVTQGDNVVATVTGTPGEYGLVRVEGGDLDDLDATDASAEDAFADTGDVVALVGTDDLAGDQDEDYVGAVVDLDDEAEAQVRIQTNALDTTTVDVEFVELDAPNTDDSTLQTGFNSSADDSAELTVEEQSINITSAPSVVRIGEEFTIEGTAAESDDVKAYARIDQNYVPLVDEDDDFSEDDVDSDGEFSVEIDSSSEISLPDSYRIAIVADPVDDDGTDYLTAANQDDEISSDVYSEFDTKATTTVRTVEGDLTAELSSTSIAADVGDEITLSGSALGQGDSVRVYLIGPRGNFLDASGGEGSLEQIDVDEEEFEEDYAAFDNRGQYTFIIVGQGRDGDYAFEPNGDGSGLIDSDLTPQQAVAIVNDEYTGAGVDDQIIELTVQAENPSLTIDDFTTDGQVAQGEVTISGTSNREDETTVFIEVLGEDNNVIASDEAEVNGSTGEWSTTIDMSDVETGTYTLRADDDEASASLEFELAETVSTPTEEPTPTEEPTEEPTDEPTEEPTEAPSTEEPTDEPTETSTSTPGFGVVVALVALVAAALVAVRRD; translated from the coding sequence ATGTCAGACACAAACGAAAAAATCCGCGCTGTTGTACTCACAGCCCTGATGGTCCTCTCGGTCTTCGCAGGGACCATCGCGTTCACAGGTACAGCCGCAGCGGCCGCTACTGGCCTCGCGAACGGCTCCGCCGCCAACGTACCGGCGGACACGGCGTCCGTGAGCCAGAGCGTGTCGTTCGACGTAACGGTTGCAAATGATACCTCAGACACCATCAACGTCACCTACCCCGTCGGGACGATTACAGGCATCTCCGACCTGTCGAGCAGTGACTCGAGCAACGTCACTGTCTCGCAGACCGAGGTGCAAGACTCGTACGTCCGCGTCGACGTGACGGACACCGGCGTGCCGGACTCCGGTGACAACACCGTCACCGTCTCGATGAACGTCGAGCACGACCTCACGGGCGTCGACCCGCAGGGTCCGCTCACGGTCAACATCGACTCCGAGACCAACACGCAGTCGACGACTGCGGACTTCAGCGTCTCCGGGGGCCGCATCATCGCCGACGGTGGCTCGGTCTACCTCGGTGAGGAAGACGTCGACCTGACGGCCCTGCCCGGCGTCGACGCCGGCAGCGCCGCGACGTTCACCGGCGAGTCCGGTGACGCCGACGGTTCGACGGCCAGTATCGGCGACGGTGTCCAGGCCGACATCACGGAAGCGAACAACTTCCAGCAGGGTGGCTACGACTCGCCCGGCGGCACGGGCGACACCGACCGCGAGCTGTTCGTCATCGAGCCTCGCGTCACCGACCTGACGCTCTACTCCGGCCCCGACACGGACGGAGCAGACATCACCGACGAGTCGATTATCTCCGGAACGAACAACCTCACGGTCGAAGCCGACTGGAACTTCGACGACGCTGAGTCCGTCGAGGTCACCGTCGAGGACGAAGACGGCCTCGAGGTCCAGTCACAGCTCGGTTCGACGCCGATAACCATCGCAAACTCGGGCGGGAGCGTCACGCTCGAAGGTGTCGAAGAGCTCGACACGGGTGAGTACACGGTCACGGTCGAGGGTGCAGACGACCTCGACGGTGCGTCGCGCAGCGCGACGTTCACCATCCGTGACGAGGCTCAGTCCGTCTCGCTGGACCAGTCGAGCGTCACCCAGGGCGACAACGTCGTCGCCACGGTCACCGGCACGCCCGGTGAGTACGGTCTCGTCCGCGTCGAAGGGGGCGACCTCGACGACCTCGACGCGACCGATGCATCGGCCGAAGACGCCTTCGCCGACACCGGTGACGTCGTCGCCCTCGTCGGTACCGACGACCTCGCCGGCGATCAGGACGAGGACTACGTCGGTGCCGTCGTCGATCTCGACGACGAGGCCGAGGCGCAGGTCCGCATCCAGACGAACGCGCTCGACACCACGACCGTCGACGTTGAGTTCGTCGAACTCGACGCACCGAACACCGACGACTCGACGCTTCAGACGGGCTTCAACTCGAGCGCCGACGACTCCGCCGAGCTGACGGTCGAAGAACAGTCGATCAACATCACGTCCGCTCCGAGCGTCGTCCGCATCGGTGAGGAGTTCACCATCGAGGGGACCGCCGCCGAGTCCGACGACGTGAAGGCGTACGCCCGCATCGACCAGAACTACGTCCCGCTCGTCGACGAGGACGACGACTTCTCCGAGGACGACGTGGACTCCGACGGTGAGTTCTCGGTCGAGATCGACTCCAGCAGCGAGATCAGCCTGCCCGACTCGTACCGCATCGCGATCGTCGCCGACCCCGTCGACGACGATGGCACGGACTACCTGACGGCAGCGAACCAGGACGACGAGATCAGCTCGGACGTCTACAGCGAGTTCGACACGAAGGCGACGACGACGGTCCGCACCGTCGAGGGTGACCTCACGGCGGAGCTCTCGTCGACCAGCATCGCCGCAGACGTCGGTGACGAGATCACGCTGTCGGGCAGCGCGCTCGGCCAGGGTGACTCGGTCCGCGTCTACCTCATCGGTCCGCGCGGTAACTTCCTCGACGCCAGCGGTGGCGAGGGCTCCCTCGAGCAGATCGACGTCGACGAAGAGGAGTTCGAAGAGGACTACGCCGCGTTCGACAACCGCGGTCAGTACACGTTCATCATCGTCGGCCAGGGCCGCGACGGTGACTACGCGTTCGAGCCGAACGGCGACGGGTCGGGCCTCATCGACTCTGACCTGACGCCGCAGCAGGCAGTCGCCATCGTCAACGACGAGTACACGGGCGCTGGCGTCGATGACCAGATCATCGAGCTGACCGTCCAGGCGGAGAACCCGTCGCTGACCATCGACGACTTCACCACGGACGGGCAGGTCGCCCAGGGTGAGGTCACGATCTCGGGTACCTCGAACCGTGAGGACGAGACGACCGTCTTCATCGAGGTCCTCGGTGAGGACAACAACGTCATCGCCTCGGACGAGGCCGAGGTCAACGGTTCGACCGGCGAGTGGTCGACCACGATCGACATGTCCGACGTCGAAACCGGCACGTACACGCTGCGCGCCGACGACGACGAGGCGTCCGCCTCGCTCGAGTTCGAGCTCGCCGAGACGGTGAGCACGCCGACCGAGGAGCCGACGCCGACCGAAGAGCCAACGGAAGAGCCGACTGACGAGCCCACGGAGGAGCCCACCGAGGCACCCTCCACTGAGGAGCCCACGGACGAGCCGACCGAGACGTCCACGTCGACGCCCGGCTTCGGCGTCGTCGTGGCCCTCGTCGCGCTCGTCGCCGCGGCGCTCGTCGCCGTCCGTCGCGACTAA